A genomic window from Candidatus Hydrogenedentota bacterium includes:
- a CDS encoding VCBS repeat-containing protein codes for MAWACASLLGAPEASVSGAAHESVSFRMHRVGTYRGEACGVGDFNNDSKLDIVALPYLYLAPEFKAHRICDMQGDVDESGKGYRDDFMNLPLDVDGDGRLDVARCTWFAKKAEWLRNPGPDGGPWERVLIEENGHYESGELCDVDGDGKTLEILPTVAATIWYEACLLPDGKRGTVKHVISEKAMTWGAGCGDINGDGRPDVLRPDAWFEAPADPRAGDWKEHPLDLGRQKDGKPCDTAQILVYDVNADGLADLICSAAHDYGIFWYEQAKKDGETAWTQHLIDDSWSQAHSLALADFDGDGDLDLVTGKRFMAHNGGDPGAFEPLGVYWYELTRQPAPIWNKHVVSYDQGIGSGVNILAPDLDGDGDADIVVTGKWGGPVWFENRRE; via the coding sequence ATGGCATGGGCATGTGCCAGCCTTTTGGGTGCGCCGGAGGCATCGGTGTCGGGCGCCGCGCATGAAAGCGTCTCGTTTCGCATGCACCGCGTGGGAACGTACCGGGGCGAGGCGTGCGGGGTGGGCGACTTCAACAACGACAGTAAACTGGATATCGTGGCATTGCCGTATCTCTATCTCGCGCCGGAATTCAAAGCACATCGGATTTGCGATATGCAGGGGGATGTGGACGAAAGCGGCAAAGGCTACCGCGACGATTTCATGAACCTCCCGCTCGACGTGGATGGCGATGGCCGGCTGGACGTGGCCCGCTGCACGTGGTTTGCCAAGAAGGCGGAATGGCTCCGGAATCCGGGACCGGACGGCGGGCCGTGGGAACGCGTTCTCATCGAGGAAAACGGCCATTACGAGTCCGGCGAACTCTGCGACGTGGACGGCGACGGGAAAACGCTCGAAATACTGCCCACTGTGGCCGCCACGATCTGGTATGAAGCATGCCTTTTGCCCGACGGCAAGCGCGGGACCGTCAAGCACGTGATTTCGGAGAAGGCGATGACGTGGGGCGCGGGCTGCGGCGACATCAACGGCGACGGCCGCCCGGACGTCCTGCGGCCCGATGCATGGTTCGAGGCGCCGGCCGACCCGCGCGCGGGCGATTGGAAGGAACATCCGCTCGACCTCGGTAGGCAGAAAGACGGCAAGCCGTGCGACACCGCGCAGATCCTTGTCTACGACGTGAACGCCGACGGTCTGGCCGACCTCATCTGCAGCGCGGCGCACGATTACGGCATCTTCTGGTACGAACAGGCGAAGAAAGACGGGGAAACCGCCTGGACGCAGCATCTCATTGACGATTCATGGTCGCAGGCCCACAGTCTCGCGCTGGCCGATTTCGACGGCGATGGCGACCTCGATTTGGTGACCGGAAAGCGCTTCATGGCGCATAACGGCGGCGATCCCGGCGCATTCGAGCCGCTGGGCGTTTACTGGTACGAATTGACGCGGCAACCCGCCCCGATTTGGAATAAGCACGTGGTTTCGTACGATCAAGGCATCGGTTCCGGCGTGAATATCCTGGCGCCGGATCTCGACGGCGACGGCGACGCGGACATCGTCGTGACCGGCAAATGGGGCGGCCCCGTTTGGTTTGAAAACAGGAGGGAATAA
- a CDS encoding Gfo/Idh/MocA family oxidoreductase, with product MSRKMSRRSFLSGAAAAVAAPMIVPASVLGRGGATAPSERITAAGIGIHGRGFGDLKWMISNEDVQVLAICDIWKQQRLAVKEFVDNYYGNKDCAMYRDIREFLVERPDIDAVLIATGDHWHAQASIRAMRAGKDVFTEKPSTMTIAEGQAVVETAKRYGRVYQTGTQRLSEANHVFAIEMARTGRLGKVHTAYAHIAPWDAAKMHNDWKPAQEQPSPDDVDWDIWLGPCPWRPFNMEYVKGGWRGYYDFHTSCIGEWGAHTFAQAQAGLNAGDTSPIKYEYVDNDSGDGMVCTFANGQKMVLSRGDKYWHGSCGERFDGEAGWVAAADGYSMAEASSPELLADYKKVVGEYVARTGRSLDHMRNFLDCVKSREQPVANPSVMHRSMSTVHAANICMWLGRDLEYDPVAEAFINDDEANRLRARAQREPWVI from the coding sequence GTGAGCAGGAAAATGTCCCGTAGGAGTTTTTTGTCGGGCGCGGCGGCGGCCGTGGCGGCGCCGATGATTGTGCCGGCGTCGGTGCTGGGCCGCGGCGGCGCGACGGCGCCGTCGGAACGCATCACGGCGGCGGGCATCGGCATTCACGGCCGGGGCTTCGGCGACCTGAAGTGGATGATCAGCAACGAGGATGTGCAGGTTCTCGCCATCTGCGACATCTGGAAGCAGCAGCGTCTCGCCGTAAAGGAGTTTGTGGACAATTATTACGGCAACAAGGATTGCGCGATGTACCGCGACATCCGCGAGTTTCTTGTGGAACGCCCCGACATTGACGCGGTGTTGATTGCCACGGGCGACCATTGGCACGCCCAGGCCTCGATTCGCGCCATGCGCGCCGGCAAGGATGTTTTTACCGAGAAACCCTCGACCATGACGATCGCGGAAGGCCAGGCGGTCGTCGAAACCGCAAAACGGTACGGGCGCGTCTATCAGACCGGCACGCAGCGTCTCAGCGAAGCCAACCATGTATTCGCCATCGAAATGGCGCGCACGGGCCGTCTCGGCAAGGTGCATACCGCGTACGCCCACATCGCCCCGTGGGACGCCGCCAAAATGCACAACGACTGGAAGCCGGCCCAAGAACAGCCGTCTCCCGACGATGTGGACTGGGATATCTGGCTGGGACCGTGCCCGTGGCGGCCGTTCAACATGGAATACGTCAAGGGCGGCTGGCGCGGCTACTACGATTTTCACACGAGTTGCATCGGCGAGTGGGGCGCCCACACGTTCGCCCAGGCGCAGGCGGGGCTCAATGCCGGCGACACCTCGCCCATCAAGTACGAATACGTGGACAACGATTCGGGCGACGGCATGGTCTGCACCTTCGCGAACGGCCAGAAGATGGTCCTTTCGCGCGGCGACAAGTACTGGCATGGATCGTGCGGCGAACGCTTCGACGGCGAAGCCGGATGGGTGGCCGCCGCGGACGGCTATTCGATGGCCGAGGCATCCTCGCCCGAATTGTTGGCGGACTACAAGAAAGTGGTGGGCGAATATGTGGCGCGCACAGGGCGATCCCTCGACCACATGCGCAATTTCCTCGATTGCGTGAAATCCCGCGAACAACCGGTTGCCAATCCCTCCGTCATGCACCGATCGATGAGCACGGTGCATGCCGCGAACATTTGCATGTGGCTTGGCCGCGACCTTGAATACGATCCCGTGGCCGAGGCGTTCATCAACGATGACGAGGCCAACCGCCTGCGCGCACGCGCCCAGCGCGAACCGTGGGTTATCTAA
- a CDS encoding HEAT repeat domain-containing protein, whose amino-acid sequence MRKSIALVVLAGLSILSVACTAQEADPITVLKSDASLEQKAEACRVLSYKGGPDCVPILAPMLTDEKLSHIARYALEGMPFPEAGAALRDALGKTAGKLRVGVISSLGIRKDEQAVPALIALLADTDASVAQAAAGSLAAIATPEAVKGIEEAVAQAGLPPNNLLPFCDALCGCAEKLAAKGDRDRAAALYERMANVQNAPAPVYAAALRGLVLVRGAEQGLPLLLEALRGEDVKRFEAALRVAREMGRDDGVTLALAGLLPALPPERKLPFLDLLGERGGMAAGPAAMTEAKDGPVEVRAAAIRALTRMGYTPALALMEQLASGEDAELAKVARNSLSYFPGQEADAALQAMVDNADPAIRRAAIELIGGGGLDNPVPLLAKAAKTDADESVRVAALKALKDRGGIGEMDFLLAILLEGRSAPEMQAAESALGSLCERQKRMPGAVSVQKAIYGVLPDGPLADVTDKVKALVDSGMPSIVASNDLAGDPAPGRVKALRVEYLENEIPLSKTVSEGETLKLTVASAPASIVDAYCSAFDKAQGMAKLAALRLLGITGSPKALAIVRAAATADDEAIKETALRTLCAWPSADALDAVMELAKTSPDATIKVLALRGAVRLLGQSNATAAELHAHCEALLSYAGSADEKKTVLGGLAEVSSPDALALVLAQLGDESVKAEATQAAIAIAKSLGRSARDDTAFFNGKDLSGWQGNEKYWRCEDGAIVGHSSEPIPRNEFLWSNIEVRDFYLALDVKLEPNTANAGIQFRSKRIDEYGQALGYQADVGQDVWGRLYHEHGRGKLDWTDRAEKAVKPGDWNRYEILAVGPVIWTAINGTPGVAFLDPDGERSGLIAVQIHGGPPQTVHYRINKLVHDPKIRMEGLSADRLIAAFVPIPGGAAAEK is encoded by the coding sequence ATGCGGAAGTCCATTGCGCTTGTTGTACTGGCGGGCCTGTCCATCCTGTCCGTCGCCTGTACGGCCCAAGAGGCCGATCCGATAACCGTTCTGAAATCCGATGCGTCGCTCGAACAGAAAGCGGAGGCATGTCGTGTGCTTTCGTACAAGGGCGGTCCGGATTGCGTGCCTATTCTCGCGCCCATGCTGACCGACGAGAAACTCTCGCACATCGCCCGGTATGCCCTTGAAGGGATGCCGTTTCCCGAAGCCGGCGCCGCGCTGCGGGATGCTTTGGGAAAAACCGCCGGCAAACTCCGGGTGGGCGTCATCAGTTCGTTGGGCATCCGTAAGGACGAACAGGCTGTGCCGGCGCTGATCGCGTTGCTCGCCGACACCGATGCTTCGGTGGCTCAGGCGGCGGCCGGGTCGCTCGCGGCTATTGCCACGCCCGAAGCCGTCAAGGGCATCGAGGAGGCGGTCGCGCAGGCCGGCCTTCCTCCCAATAACCTGCTGCCGTTTTGCGACGCCCTGTGCGGTTGCGCTGAAAAACTGGCGGCCAAGGGCGATCGCGACCGTGCCGCGGCCCTCTACGAACGGATGGCCAACGTTCAAAACGCCCCGGCGCCGGTTTACGCGGCGGCGCTTCGGGGTCTGGTGCTTGTCCGTGGCGCCGAACAGGGACTTCCGTTGCTGCTCGAGGCGTTGCGCGGCGAAGACGTAAAACGGTTCGAGGCGGCCTTGCGTGTTGCGCGGGAGATGGGCCGGGACGACGGCGTGACGCTTGCGCTGGCCGGTCTCTTGCCGGCTCTGCCTCCGGAGAGGAAATTGCCCTTCCTTGACCTGCTTGGCGAGCGCGGCGGCATGGCGGCAGGTCCGGCGGCGATGACCGAAGCCAAGGACGGCCCTGTCGAGGTACGAGCGGCCGCGATCCGCGCCTTGACGCGCATGGGTTACACGCCCGCACTTGCCTTGATGGAACAATTGGCTTCCGGCGAGGACGCCGAATTGGCCAAGGTGGCCCGCAACTCGCTAAGTTATTTTCCAGGCCAGGAAGCCGACGCCGCACTGCAGGCGATGGTTGACAACGCCGATCCCGCCATTCGCCGCGCGGCCATTGAATTGATTGGCGGCGGCGGACTCGACAATCCCGTTCCCCTCTTGGCAAAGGCGGCCAAGACCGATGCCGATGAAAGCGTCCGCGTGGCGGCCCTAAAGGCATTGAAGGATCGCGGCGGCATAGGAGAAATGGATTTTCTGCTGGCAATCCTGCTGGAAGGACGTTCCGCGCCGGAGATGCAGGCCGCCGAATCGGCGCTGGGGTCGCTCTGTGAAAGACAGAAACGCATGCCCGGCGCCGTCAGCGTGCAAAAGGCGATCTATGGCGTACTGCCCGACGGCCCCTTGGCGGACGTGACGGACAAGGTGAAAGCGCTCGTTGATTCGGGAATGCCTTCGATTGTCGCGTCAAACGACCTTGCGGGCGATCCCGCGCCGGGCCGCGTGAAGGCGCTCCGGGTCGAATACCTCGAAAACGAGATCCCTCTTTCCAAGACTGTTTCCGAGGGCGAAACGCTGAAATTGACGGTTGCGTCCGCGCCGGCTTCCATTGTGGATGCGTACTGTTCCGCGTTCGACAAGGCTCAGGGCATGGCAAAATTGGCTGCGTTGCGTCTGTTGGGGATAACGGGCAGCCCCAAAGCTCTCGCAATCGTGCGAGCCGCCGCCACAGCGGACGACGAGGCCATCAAGGAAACCGCATTGCGCACCTTGTGCGCGTGGCCGTCGGCCGATGCCCTCGACGCGGTGATGGAATTGGCCAAGACTTCTCCCGATGCGACGATAAAAGTGCTCGCGTTGCGCGGCGCCGTTCGTTTGCTGGGACAAAGCAATGCAACAGCCGCCGAATTGCATGCCCACTGCGAAGCGTTATTGAGTTACGCGGGGTCGGCCGACGAGAAAAAGACCGTGCTCGGCGGCTTGGCGGAAGTGTCCAGTCCCGATGCGCTGGCTTTGGTGCTCGCGCAACTCGGCGACGAATCGGTGAAAGCGGAGGCGACCCAGGCCGCCATCGCCATCGCCAAGAGCCTCGGCAGGTCCGCGCGGGACGACACGGCCTTTTTCAATGGCAAGGATCTGTCCGGCTGGCAGGGCAATGAAAAATACTGGCGCTGTGAGGATGGCGCCATCGTCGGCCACAGCAGCGAACCCATTCCGCGAAACGAATTCCTTTGGTCCAACATCGAAGTTCGCGACTTCTATCTGGCCCTCGACGTCAAACTTGAACCAAACACGGCCAACGCCGGCATCCAATTCCGTTCGAAGAGGATTGACGAATACGGCCAGGCGCTCGGTTATCAGGCCGACGTCGGCCAGGACGTGTGGGGCCGGCTCTATCATGAACACGGCCGCGGGAAACTGGATTGGACCGATCGCGCCGAGAAGGCTGTCAAGCCCGGCGACTGGAATCGCTACGAAATCCTCGCTGTCGGCCCCGTGATTTGGACGGCCATCAACGGCACGCCCGGCGTGGCGTTTCTGGATCCGGACGGCGAACGGTCGGGACTGATTGCGGTCCAGATTCACGGCGGCCCGCCGCAGACGGTCCATTACCGGATCAACAAACTGGTGCATGATCCGAAGATCCGAATGGAAGGCCTGTCCGCCGATCGGTTGATTGCCGCATTCGTCCCTATTCCGGGCGGGGCGGCCGCCGAAAAATAG
- a CDS encoding uroporphyrinogen decarboxylase family protein: MTFRELNLRIFRREPVDRVLWQPRIEHWYHTRRNEGTLPERYRDMSLLEVFDDLGCSVRPYWAFNEAQRYDPPEQWRREETSDGPLTTVVEHTPVGKLVSVFERTSIAHHTRKYPVETPDDMRVMEWIVQHRGARFDMEAYTRACDIIGERGAPAIFIPRINIMRIMIEYMGFENGTTALYLYPREMEHFIAVINEADTPMLEMIAACPVEIVNFGDNVHQVLCSPPIFERFVLPEYVRRNEILHKAGKKTYPHWDGDCKQLLPYALDCGFDGYEAITPVPQGDVTLEEIRDALGDRIMIDGVPCTDFLPSEPIESLISNTRKCIEYFAPNLVLGISDEISPVGDIERVRRVAEICAEYNGRIGS; the protein is encoded by the coding sequence ATGACCTTTCGCGAGTTGAACTTGCGCATCTTCCGGCGCGAGCCGGTGGATCGTGTGCTTTGGCAGCCGCGGATCGAGCATTGGTACCACACGCGGCGCAACGAGGGCACGCTGCCGGAACGGTACCGAGACATGTCGCTGCTCGAAGTCTTCGACGACCTCGGCTGCTCGGTGCGCCCGTACTGGGCGTTCAACGAGGCCCAGCGATACGATCCGCCGGAACAATGGCGGCGCGAGGAAACCAGTGACGGGCCGCTGACCACGGTGGTCGAGCATACGCCCGTGGGCAAACTGGTGTCGGTATTCGAGCGGACTTCCATCGCGCATCACACGCGCAAGTATCCCGTCGAGACGCCGGACGACATGCGCGTGATGGAATGGATCGTCCAGCATCGCGGCGCGCGGTTCGACATGGAGGCGTATACGCGCGCCTGCGACATTATCGGCGAACGCGGCGCGCCGGCCATTTTCATTCCCCGCATCAACATCATGCGCATCATGATCGAATACATGGGATTCGAGAACGGAACGACCGCGCTGTACTTGTATCCCCGCGAAATGGAGCATTTCATCGCCGTCATCAACGAGGCCGACACGCCTATGCTCGAAATGATCGCGGCGTGCCCCGTCGAGATCGTCAATTTCGGCGACAACGTCCATCAGGTACTGTGTTCGCCACCGATATTCGAGCGGTTCGTTCTGCCGGAATACGTTCGCCGCAACGAAATCCTGCACAAGGCGGGAAAGAAAACCTATCCACACTGGGATGGCGACTGCAAGCAACTGCTGCCGTACGCGCTCGATTGCGGATTCGACGGTTACGAAGCCATCACACCCGTTCCGCAAGGCGACGTAACGCTCGAGGAAATCCGCGACGCGCTTGGCGATCGGATCATGATTGACGGGGTGCCCTGCACGGATTTCCTGCCCTCGGAACCCATCGAAAGCCTCATTTCAAACACACGGAAGTGTATCGAGTACTTCGCGCCGAATCTGGTGCTCGGCATATCCGACGAGATCTCGCCCGTCGGCGACATTGAACGCGTCCGCAGGGTCGCTGAAATCTGCGCCGAATACAACGGACGCATAGGGTCGTAG
- the hemW gene encoding radical SAM family heme chaperone HemW, whose protein sequence is MIGIYVHIPFCRTRCPYCDFLRWTTPSAVPSAFVDALCREIAAFDGPKAACSIFCGGGTPSLLAIDDLRRILDAIGNRFVLEAPEITLEVNADDVNAERARAWRDAGINRLSIGVQSFDDAVLRYLGRRHDAVQARKACEAAAAVFDNWSMDLIFGAPPFKAWTATLEEALRFAPTHVSAYGLAYEQGTPFEARRADAVNDETWLALYRETETILADYAHYEISNYARPGCECRHNLIYWHNEEYAGFGPGAYSFLDGVRSRNTDDLDPYLAEPGRRIENLRLTNREIRLETVIQYLRLREGLPKRVYADRFGNTVESDFGVALHALAGHGLIEETATAWRPTSRGFELNNEIGLALVSGRGA, encoded by the coding sequence ATGATCGGCATCTATGTGCACATACCGTTCTGCCGGACGCGATGTCCGTACTGCGATTTCCTCCGCTGGACGACGCCGAGCGCCGTGCCGTCCGCGTTTGTGGACGCGTTGTGCCGCGAGATCGCGGCATTCGACGGACCGAAGGCCGCGTGCAGTATCTTCTGCGGCGGCGGCACGCCGTCGCTGCTTGCGATTGACGATTTGCGCCGGATACTTGATGCGATCGGGAACCGTTTTGTGCTCGAAGCGCCGGAAATCACGCTCGAAGTCAACGCGGATGACGTGAACGCCGAACGGGCGCGCGCGTGGCGCGACGCGGGGATCAACCGCCTGAGCATCGGCGTGCAGAGTTTCGACGACGCCGTGCTCCGCTACCTTGGCCGCCGCCACGACGCCGTCCAAGCGCGCAAAGCCTGCGAAGCCGCGGCGGCCGTCTTCGACAACTGGAGCATGGACCTCATCTTCGGCGCACCGCCCTTCAAAGCGTGGACCGCCACGCTCGAAGAAGCGCTGCGCTTCGCGCCGACGCACGTCTCCGCTTACGGCCTCGCGTACGAACAAGGCACACCGTTCGAGGCACGCCGCGCCGATGCCGTGAACGACGAGACCTGGCTGGCGCTATACCGTGAAACCGAGACCATCCTTGCAGACTATGCGCATTACGAAATTTCAAATTATGCCCGCCCCGGCTGTGAATGCCGCCACAACCTCATTTACTGGCACAACGAAGAATACGCCGGATTCGGACCCGGCGCGTATTCGTTTCTCGACGGCGTCCGCTCGCGGAACACGGACGACCTCGATCCCTATCTCGCCGAGCCCGGCCGGCGAATCGAGAACCTGCGATTGACGAATCGCGAAATCCGTCTCGAAACCGTTATCCAATATCTCCGCCTTCGCGAAGGTCTTCCAAAACGAGTTTACGCGGATCGTTTCGGGAATACGGTCGAATCGGACTTCGGCGTTGCTCTGCATGCTCTCGCCGGGCATGGCCTGATCGAGGAAACAGCGACCGCTTGGCGTCCCACCTCGCGCGGCTTTGAACTCAACAACGAAATCGGCCTCGCGCTTGTGAGCGGACGGGGCGCATAG
- a CDS encoding nucleotidyltransferase family protein, protein MENGKIAGTGAPVLTSKRQILDALHRHADTIAGFGVERLGLFGSFVRNEQNADSDVDFLVVVKSGRKTFDNFYQLAVFLEDLVGRPVEILTLESLSPYIGPHILKEVEYVDLAA, encoded by the coding sequence ATGGAGAATGGAAAAATCGCCGGAACCGGCGCGCCGGTCTTGACGTCGAAGCGGCAGATCCTCGACGCGCTACACCGCCATGCCGATACGATTGCCGGATTCGGCGTCGAACGCTTGGGGTTGTTCGGTTCGTTTGTCCGCAATGAACAAAACGCGGACAGCGACGTGGATTTCCTCGTCGTGGTCAAGTCTGGGCGGAAAACCTTCGACAACTTCTACCAACTGGCTGTCTTCCTCGAAGACCTCGTGGGCCGTCCCGTCGAGATCCTGACACTCGAATCGCTCAGCCCATACATCGGCCCGCATATTCTCAAGGAAGTCGAATATGTCGATCTCGCCGCTTGA
- a CDS encoding uroporphyrinogen decarboxylase family protein, which translates to MTHRERFLETLLFGAPDRIPFSPGGARESTLAAWHTQGLPEGRNYMDAVHDLIDARRAEKGLPPGEFRPKTPWTDLGVSFKMIPTFEEEVLEHKDGHYIVRDWMGAITEISDRYDYTYIRSPRDFVTRKWHRFPVQNRADWEAMKPRFDPRHPERFPADFEARCAILRERDYPLVVSFNGPFWQLREFCGMEGLCMMLREDPDLVHEMARFWGDFFGATLEPILERVVPDMLHFSEDMAFKSHPMIGPDETRALCGPCYRQWIDQARAAGTRVFAIDSDGCVDLLIPVWLEFGINCVDPMEVAAGNDIVALRARYGKRLAFQGGIDKRAIAAGGNVFRAEMHRILPVVQSGGYIPGCDHGVPPDISWPNFQTYALRLAEITGWV; encoded by the coding sequence ATGACCCATCGAGAGCGGTTTCTTGAAACGTTGTTGTTCGGCGCGCCCGACCGGATTCCCTTTTCGCCGGGCGGCGCGCGCGAATCCACGTTGGCCGCGTGGCATACGCAAGGACTGCCGGAAGGCCGCAACTACATGGACGCGGTCCATGATCTGATTGATGCGCGGCGTGCGGAAAAAGGATTGCCGCCGGGCGAGTTCCGTCCGAAGACGCCATGGACCGATCTCGGTGTCTCGTTCAAGATGATACCAACCTTCGAGGAAGAAGTCCTCGAGCACAAGGATGGTCACTACATCGTGCGGGACTGGATGGGCGCGATCACGGAAATCTCCGATCGGTACGACTACACGTATATCCGATCGCCGCGCGACTTCGTGACGCGGAAATGGCACCGCTTCCCCGTTCAGAACCGCGCCGACTGGGAGGCGATGAAGCCGCGATTCGACCCGCGGCATCCGGAGCGGTTTCCCGCGGATTTCGAGGCGCGTTGCGCGATACTGCGCGAGCGGGACTATCCGTTGGTCGTGTCGTTCAACGGTCCGTTCTGGCAGTTGCGGGAGTTCTGCGGCATGGAAGGCCTGTGCATGATGTTGCGCGAAGACCCGGACCTCGTGCATGAGATGGCGCGGTTCTGGGGCGATTTCTTCGGCGCGACGCTCGAACCGATCCTCGAACGCGTCGTGCCCGACATGCTCCACTTCTCCGAGGACATGGCGTTCAAATCGCACCCGATGATCGGCCCGGACGAGACGCGCGCCCTATGCGGGCCGTGCTACCGCCAATGGATCGATCAGGCCCGCGCGGCGGGCACGCGGGTGTTCGCGATCGATTCCGACGGCTGCGTGGACTTGCTGATTCCCGTGTGGCTCGAATTCGGGATCAACTGTGTGGATCCGATGGAAGTCGCGGCGGGCAACGACATCGTTGCCTTGCGCGCTCGGTACGGCAAACGCCTCGCATTCCAAGGCGGCATAGACAAGCGCGCCATCGCCGCGGGCGGCAACGTTTTCCGCGCCGAGATGCACCGCATTCTTCCCGTCGTCCAAAGCGGCGGGTACATCCCCGGCTGCGACCACGGCGTCCCCCCGGACATCTCCTGGCCAAACTTCCAAACCTACGCGCTCCGCCTCGCGGAGATCACTGGATGGGTGTAG
- a CDS encoding 3-deoxy-7-phosphoheptulonate synthase, with the protein MERTFDLNVAAMTPLITPRALKAKLPMTEAANRTVVEGRRAIRNILDGADRRLLVIVGPCSIHDRDGALEYAERLAVLAEEVKNEVLVVMRTYFEKPRTTIGWKGLINDPNLDGTYDMKTGLYRAREILLRVNEMGLPTASEVLDPIIPQYIADLESWAAIGARTTESQTHREMASGLSMPVGFKNSTDGNLRVAIDALQSARRPHHFLGINEDGQTCIVATRGNPYCHIILRGGQDRPNYDPVGIIMAEEQLRAIGVEPRIMVDCSHDNSGKRPKLQGHVLRSVLLQRIDGNTSIIGAMLESYLREGRQSPDKNNKDLKYGVSITDGCLGWKDTERLLRFAAEESASGASGGTLRRLF; encoded by the coding sequence ATGGAACGCACATTCGATCTAAACGTCGCGGCGATGACACCGCTGATCACGCCGCGTGCGTTGAAAGCCAAACTTCCAATGACGGAGGCGGCGAACAGGACGGTCGTCGAGGGCCGCCGGGCCATCCGAAACATTCTCGACGGCGCGGATCGCCGGCTGCTCGTGATCGTCGGTCCCTGCTCGATCCACGATCGCGACGGCGCGCTGGAATATGCCGAACGATTGGCGGTTCTGGCCGAAGAGGTCAAGAACGAGGTGTTAGTGGTCATGCGGACGTATTTTGAAAAACCCCGCACGACCATCGGTTGGAAAGGGCTGATCAACGACCCGAATCTCGACGGCACATACGATATGAAAACGGGCCTCTACCGGGCGCGCGAAATCCTGTTGCGCGTGAACGAAATGGGACTCCCCACCGCCAGCGAGGTGCTCGATCCGATTATCCCGCAATATATCGCCGACCTCGAAAGTTGGGCGGCCATCGGCGCCCGAACGACCGAATCGCAGACGCACCGCGAAATGGCCAGCGGACTCTCGATGCCCGTCGGGTTCAAGAACAGCACCGACGGCAACCTGCGCGTCGCGATCGATGCGTTGCAATCCGCCCGGCGCCCCCATCATTTCCTCGGCATCAACGAGGACGGCCAGACGTGCATTGTCGCCACGCGCGGCAATCCCTATTGCCACATCATCCTGCGCGGCGGACAGGACCGGCCCAATTACGATCCCGTCGGCATTATCATGGCCGAAGAACAACTGCGCGCGATCGGCGTCGAGCCGCGCATCATGGTGGATTGCAGCCACGACAACTCCGGCAAACGCCCTAAACTTCAGGGCCACGTCCTGCGGAGCGTCCTTTTGCAGCGCATAGACGGCAACACCTCCATCATTGGCGCCATGCTCGAGAGTTATCTCCGCGAAGGACGCCAATCCCCCGACAAGAACAACAAAGACCTCAAGTACGGCGTCAGCATCACCGACGGCTGCCTTGGATGGAAAGACACCGAACGCCTGTTGCGCTTCGCCGCCGAAGAATCGGCCTCCGGAGCATCGGGCGGCACGTTGAGAAGGTTATTTTAG